From Danio aesculapii chromosome 18, fDanAes4.1, whole genome shotgun sequence, a single genomic window includes:
- the LOC130246090 gene encoding LOW QUALITY PROTEIN: extracellular calcium-sensing receptor-like (The sequence of the model RefSeq protein was modified relative to this genomic sequence to represent the inferred CDS: inserted 1 base in 1 codon), with protein sequence MCKDGIQFHVMGQVHAVEVSVDLRQALSVELRRVWRLYVSRHWRLHTKAGNTQCRIMGDSTYPLISKNGDITIGALFPIHSTEILTSFKFTLKPQPVSCSSVNLRDFRLAEIMIFAIEEINKSESLLPNVTIGYQVYDTCGSRLSTMSAIMGLMNSQGFDAEDGCNGQTQIHAIIGDSESSATVILTRTTGPFKIPVISHSASCECLSNKNDYPSFFRTTASDYHQSRALVHIVKHLGWTWLGAVSSDNDYGNYGMSIFQKIAQEEGICMEYSVKFYRTEQEKLQKVVETMKKGTAKVIVAFVSFLEMGLLIDQLSIQNITGLQMIGVKSWITSENYXHSKSFRVLGGSLGFAMRKIYIEGFSDFASKTFWEKHFQCSQTKSNSSDYASSCSRYNDFLMLKNYKEDVTEHRYSSNVYEAVYAVAHSLHRLLKCKEQGSCEKGLTIQPQQVVEALKKVNFSVKFGDRVWFDSTGSTVAQYEVVNWQRISDESFQFKTVGYYDASLPRDQRFLLNTENIIWAGGMLEKPRSVCSESCPPGTRKASQKGRPVCCYDCIPCAEGEISTETDSNNCKQCPGEYWSNDKKNKCVLKAVEFLSFTEVMGVLLLFVSLFGVGLTSLVAVLFYNKKDTPIVRANNSELSFLLLFSLILCFLCSITFIGRPTEWSCMLRHTAFGITFVLCISCVLGKTIVVLMAFKATHPGCNVIKWFGPVQQRLSVLVFTFIQVIICVLWLTISPPFPYRNMKYYKERIILECSLGSIIGFWAVLGYIGLLAALCFILAFLARKLPDNFNEAKFITFSMLIFCAVWITFIPAYFSSPGKLTVAVEIFAILASSIGLLFCIFAPKCYIILCKPEQNTKQHIMGKNY encoded by the exons CTTCATACAAAAGCAGGAAACACTCAGTGTCGGATAATGGGAGACTCTACATACCCTCTGATTTCCAAGAATGGAGACATAACCATTGGAGCACTTTTTCCAATCCACAGCACAGAGATTTTAACTTCATTTAAATTTACTCTAAAACCTCAGCCTGTATCATGTTCAAG TGTGAATCTAAGAGATTTTCGACTGGCAGAGATTATGATTTTTGCAATTGAGGAGATAAACAAAAGTGAAAGTTTGCTCCCAAATGTTACTATTGGTTATCAAGTCTATGATACATGTGGTTCAAGACTGTCTACCATGAGTGCAATTATGGGCTTAATGAATAGTCAGGGATTTGATGCTGAAGATGGATGCAATGGGCAGACTCAAATACATGCTATTATAGGAGATTCAGAGTCCTCTGCCACAGTGATTCTCACCAGAACTACAGgaccttttaaaattccagtG ATAAGTCACTCAGCTTCATGTGAATGCCTAAGTAATAAGAATGATTACCCTTCATTCTTCAGGACTACGGCTAGTGATTACCATCAGAGTAGAGCCTTAGTACATATAGTCAAGCACTTAGGATGGACTTGGTTGGGAGCTGTAAGCAGTGACAATGACTATGGAAACTATGGAATGTCCATATTTCAGAAGATTGCTCAGGAGGAAGGAATTTGCATGGAATACTCTGTTAAATTTTATCGAACAGAACAAGAAAAACTTCAGAAAGTGGTAGAGACAATGAAAAAAGGCACTGCAAAAGTGATTGTAGCATTTGTTTCATTTCTTGAAATGGGCTTACTTATTGATCAGTTAAGTATTCAGAACATTACAGGCCTCCAAATGATTGGTGTGAAATCGTGGATAACTTCAGAGAATT ATCACTCCAAAAGTTTTCGTGTGCTGGGAGGGTCACTGGGGTTTGCTATGAGAAAAATTTACATTGAAGGGTTTTCAGATTTTGCATCAAAAACATTTTGGGAAAAACACTTCCAATGCTCACAAACCAAGTCAAATTCTTCTGATTATGCATCAAGTTGTAGCAGATATAATGATTTTCTCATGCTGAAAAATTACAAGGAAGATGTGACTGAACACAGATATTCAAGCAACGTCTATGAAGCAGTTTACGCAGTAGCTCATTCATTACATAGACTACTAAAGTGCAAAGAGCAAGGAAGTTGTGAGAAAGGCTTGACAATACAACCACAGCAG GTAGTTGAGGCTCTGAAGAAAGTAAATTTCTCTGTAAAGTTTGGAGATCGTGTGTGGTTTGACAGTACTGGTTCCACAGTAGCCCAATATGAAGTTGTGAACTGGCAGCGGATTTCTGATGAATCATTTCAGTTTAAAACTGTGGGATACTATGATGCCTCATTGCCCCGTGACCAGCGTTTTTTGCTCAATACTGAAAATATAATCTGGGCTGGAGGAATGTTGGAG AAGCCAAGATCTGTGTGCAGCGAGAGCTGTCCTCCAGGCACTAGGAAAGCTTCACAAAAAGGAAGACCTGTCTGCTGTTATGACTGTATTCCATGTGCAGAAGGAGAAATCAGTACTGAGACAG ATTCAAATAACTGCAAGCAGTGTCCAGGGGAATACTGgtctaatgataaaaaaaataaatgtgtgctAAAGGCTGTAGAGTTTCTATCATTTACAGAAGTTATGGGTGTATTGTTACTTTTTGTTTCACTGTTTGGAGTAGGATTAACATCACTGGTGGCCGTTCTGTTTTACAACAAGAAGGATACTCCGATAGTAAGAGCCAACAACTCAGAGTTGAGCTTCCTGCTGCTCTTCTCATTGATTTTGTGTTTCCTTTGTTCAATTACTTTTATTGGTCGGCCCACTGAGTGGTCCTGTATGTTGCGTCACACAGCATTTGGTATCACTTTTGTCCTCTGTATCTCCTGTGTTCTGGGAAAAACAATAGTCGTGTTAATGGCCTTCAAGGCTACACATCCAGGATGTAATGTCATAAAATGGTTTGGGCCTGTACAGCAACGACTCAGTGTTCTTGTCTTTACATTTATACAGGTTATCATCTGTGTGCTTTGGCTAACCATATCTCCTCCATTTCCCTACAGAAACATGAAATATTATAAAGAAAGGATCATTCTTGAGTGTAGTCTGGGTTCCATTATAGGTTTCTGGGCTGTGCTTGGTTATATAGGCCTACTGGCTGCCTTGTGCTTCATTCTAGCTTTTCTGGCTCGTAAGCTGCCTGATAACTTTAATGAAGCCAAATTCATTACATTCAGTATGCTCATATTCTGTGCTGTATGGATCACATTTATCCCAGCTTATTTCAGTTCTCCTGGTAAATTAACGGTAGCTGTGGAAATATTTGCCATTTTGGCATCAAGCATTGGTTTACTATTCTGCATTTTTGCTCCTAAATGTTATATTATCTTGTGTAAGCCTGAACAAAATACAAAGCAACACATAATGGGAAAAAACTACTAA